TGGACAAACGTTGGGAAGAAATTTTAGAAGAAATATCGAAACAGATACCTCCCAAGTACTTTTCCAATTTCATTGCACCACTTCGATTTGACAAATGGGAGAACCAAGTGGTTCACTTAATGGCCCCATCGAGTGGGATCAAACGACATGTGGAAACAAAATACATCAGTTTCATTGAAGATGCCCTATACCAAGTTGTAGGAGACAGATTTAAAGTATCAATTCTCACAGAATCAGAAACTTCTTCTCATGTTTTAAAAGATGTCCTCCAATCAAAATTTGACGATTCTGACTCGGATCTAAATCCAGAGTACATCTTTAGCAATTATATCACCTCTGATTCCAACCGCATTGCCTTCACTGGCGCAAAAACCGTGGTGGAACAACCTGGTAAATACAATCCATTGTATTTGTTCGGACCTGTTGGTGTTGGAAAAACACATTTACTTCACGCAATTGGAAATGAGATCAAAAAAAAGGATCCATGGAAAACGGTTCGGTATGTAAATAGTACATCGTTTTTGAATGAATTCATTTTTACTGTCAGACAAAACAATCGTGAGTCCCTTGAATCATTTAAGATTCGTTACCAATCTTATAATGTTTTACTCTTTGATGACATTCAGTTTTTGAATGGTGGTGCAGAAAAAACCCAAGAGGAGTTTTTTGCCCTCTTTAATTTTTTATATGACCGAAAACGCCAAATTGTCATCGCATCAGACAGGCCAAGTTACGAGTTACCTCTCCATGAAAGGCTTAAATCTCGTTTTGTGCATGGTTTGCAAGCGGACATCAAATCTCATGATTTAGAATTACGTAAGTCATTACTCAAAAATAGTTTTTCCGAATTTAATATTCCTGCAAGTGACAATTTATTGCATTGGCTCGCCGAACGATTGGAAGGTGATTCCCGTGCTCTCATTGGCATTGTGAATGATTTGGTGATGTACAAAAAAGCGTATGAGTATTTTTTACTCACAGAAGACAAAATCAAAGAAATTGCGGAAGCACGTTTTCTCACGAACAAAAAACGAATTGGGTTTAGCCCCGATATGGTCATTGATTTGGTTTGTGAAAGGACTAACGTTGCAAGAAAAGATTTACTCGGAAAAAGTAGAAAGGCGGATTTTATTCCTCCGCGCCACCTTTGTATGCTCCTTTTACACGACGTGTTACATGTTCCGAAGGCTCAAATTGGTCGTATTTTTTCTACGACACATTCGACTGTCATCCACGGGATCGATAAATTTAAGGAACGTAAAGCGACCGAACCGCAATGGGAAGACCTCTTTCACTCCATCAAACACAAGATTAGCTTCCAATAAACTGTTCGTAATGCCTAGAAAGACTGTCGATAAACTGTTGATAGGACATAGTCACGGTTTATGGTTCCAAATTTGATGTAAGACCTGTTCAAAGGGACATAAATATTCACACTTGCCAAATGGAAAAAAACTGACATAATTCAATAAAAATTGAACTTTCCAGGCTTTATCGACATACTGACAGAACCAACGGAAACGACATAATATATATAAAGATATATAATATAAATAAGAAGAAGAGGAAAAATGAAATTCACTGTCAATACTACAGAATTCCTAAAAGCAATTAACTCAGTGGATGGAGTAATCTCAGTTCGTGAGATTAAGTCGGCTCTCTCCAATTTAAAAATCCAAACTGGGGACAACGAAGTGTATCTTTCTGCGACGGATTTAGAAATCGCAATCAAAACTTCTGTACCTTCCACCATCGGAGAAAAAGGAACGGCATCCCTTCCTGCAAAACAACTCTCCAGTATTTTTAAAAATTTAAACTTTGATACAAGTTTACTCACGACGACTGAACAATCTGAAAATTCAGAAACTACGATTACAGATGCTTCTGGAAAGATGGATACAAAGTTCAAAGTGAACGGTATTGATTCAGAAGATATTAAAACCATTCCGAAAGTGGAAGAGGCAAGTGTAGTTGAATTTCCTTGCCAAACCATTCGGGAGATGTTTCGTAAAACTTCTTATGCTATGGCGATTGAAGAAACACGTTTTGTATTCAATGGTTTGTTTTTAAAACCAGATAACACTGATCTCATTGTTGTGGGAACAGATGGTCGTCGTTTGTCTAAAATTGTTCGTAAATTTCCAAAACAATTTCCTTTCAAAAATGGTGTGATCATTCCTCACAAAGCAGTTCGTGAAATGCTCAAAATGATGGAAGGAAAAGAAACAGCAAAGATTGGTTTTGTGGAAGAACAAATTTATGTTTCATCTGGAAACGTAGAACTTCTTTTCAAACTGATTGATGGAAACTTCCCTGATTACGAACAAGTGATTCCAAAACAAACTACAGAATCAGTTCGTGTTGTGAAAGCTGACTTTCTAACTTTCTTAAAACAAGCATTGATTTCTGCAGAAGAACCTTCCAAACAAATTCGTTTGGCTTTTACAAAAGGAAATGTAAACATCAGCTCTTCCAACCCTGGAACCATGATGTTTGATCACAATATGCCGATTGAATACAATGGCGAAGCAATCACCATTGCGTTTAAAGGGGATTATTTGAGTGATGTAGTAAAAGCAGTGGATGACCCAGAAGTGATTCTAGAATTTACAACTTCAAGTGCTCCTGTGTTGTTTAAGGATCCTTCTGATAGTGACTTTGTTTCTGTCATCATGCCAATGAAACTTTAATGTTTCTTAAAAAAATCTACATTAAGAATTTTCGTAACCACGAAGAAACTCAACTTACCTTTCGATCCCGTCTTGTCTTCTTCATTGGAAATAATGGAGAAGGCAAAACAAACTTACTTGAATCCATTTCCCTTTTATCCTACTTAAAAAGTTTTCGTGAATCAGACCAAAACCAACTTTTAAGGTGGGAAACTTCTGACACATTCATCCGCGCTGAATTTGAATCAGAAGGGAATGATTATCTTTTTGAATATGGAATTGAACATTCTCATACGAAACGAAAAAAATTAAAAGTGAATGGAGAAGAATTTAAAAAAATCTCCGACTATGTGGGATACTTCCGTTCGATTGTAATGAGCCCACCGGATATTCTCATCATTGAAGATGGGAATGTAGAAAGGCGCAGATTTTTAGATGCTTTTATTTCTTCCACAAATCGTTATTATTTAAAACAACTCATTGAATATGATCGATTGGTGAAACAAAGGAATGCTGCTTTAAAAAAAGAAAATGCCAGTGATCGTGAAATTGGAATTTGGGATGAACCAATCATTGAACATGATGCGGAAATTCGTGAGATTCGTACCAAAACAATAGAAAGTTTAGCAAGTTACTTCCACCAAAATCTTTTACAACTGAGCTCTGGAAAAGATCCATTTTATCTTACCTATAAACCAAATGTATCTTCCAAGGAAGAACATAGACAAAGATTATTCGATAACCTACGTAAAGACAAAGCCATTGGTTACACAAGTTGTGGAAACCACCGTGATACGTTGCCGATCGGATTTGATGATAAAGACCTTAGTGGATTTGGATCCCAAGGGCAAAAACGAAGTGCTGTTATTGCTTTAAAAACTGCCTGTTTCCAAATGATCCGGGATACAACTGGTGAAGCACCAGTCCTCCTTATAGATGATATCATCCGCGAACTCGATGTAAAACGAAGGGAATACTTTGTGAATTTGATTTCGGAATGTGGTCAGGCATTTTTTACCACAACAGATTTAGAAGGAATCAATGAATATGTTGGAAACCTAACAGTTGATAAAGAAATTTACCAAATCGAATCGGGGAAAGTGAAGGAACTCACGGGACTATGAAAAAAGTAGAACTCTCTGAACTCTTCCAAAGCCTTGAAAAACTCGGTCTCGATCGGGAATCCGTTTTCCAAGACCAAATTCTCAAAAAACTACGGATACAATGGAACGACATCGTCGGAGAAGTTTTTGGCAAACAGAGTTTTCCCAAAGCAATTGATGGCAAAAAACTGACAGTTGTTTGTCGTCACTCGATGGTGGCCCAAGAATTTGAGTTCCAAAAAGCGGAACTTTTACAAAAAATCAATCGAATCACAAGCCCAGTTTTATTGGAAAAAATCCAATTCAAAACAGGGAATGAATTCCAAAATCCAAGGTCGTAAAGCCACCCTTTCCCCCCGATTTCACTTGCCCTTCGAGGGTCTTTTTGGGATACTTCCTATAGGGTATCTCAAAATTCTATGTCCAACCAAACCGATCAAAACGCCTATTCAGCCTCAAAAATTAAGATCCTAGAGGGTCTAGAGGCGGTCCGGAAACGTCCCGGAATGTATATCGGAACCCAAGATGAATCGGGACTCCACAAGATGGTATACGAGGTCGTGGATAACTCTGTCGACGAAGCGATGGCTGGCCACTGTACCGAAATTGACGTTCGTATTTTACCAGAGAATATCATCGAAGTCCGAGATAATGGACGGGGGATTCCCACTGGGATCCACCCCGACAAAGGTAAGTCCACCATTGAAGTCGTTCTTACGATCCTTCACGCTGGTGGTAAGTTTGAAAACGATGCTTATAAGGTTTCCGGTGGATTACATGGGGTTGGGGTTTCTGTTGTAAACGCACTCTCTACCTATTTGGAAGTGGAAGTTCACCAAGAGGGAAAACTCCATTACCAAAAATACCAAGCTGGTGTTCCTATCGAAGATGTAAAAATCATTGGGGAGACAACACACCGCGGAACAGTGGTTCGCTTTAAACCAGATGATACCATTTTTACCACTGTAGATTTTTCCTTTGATACCCTTTCTGCTAGGTTTAGAGAAATAGCATTTTTAAACAAAGGACTTCTCATTCGCATTGAAGACCAAAGAAAAGAAGAAATTGCTAAACACGAGTTTAAGTTTGAGGGTGGAATTGTTTCCTTTGTGGAATACATTACAGAATCAAAACATCCCCTTCATAAAGTATTACACTTTGTGGGAGAAAAAGAAAATGTTTGGGCAGAGATTGCGCTTCAGTATTGTGATACCTATAGTGAAAACATTTTTTGTTTTACCAATGCGATTAATAACAACTTAGGTGGAACTCACTTAGAAGGTTTTAGAACCGCTCTTACAAGAACTCTAAACGACCATCTAAAAAAAGACCAAACCTTGTTTAAAAAACAACCTAATGGTTTACAAGGTGATGACATCAAAGAAGGAATTTGTGCTGTCATCTCTATCAAAATTCCGCAACCCCAGTTTAATTCTCAAACAAAAGAAAAGTTAGTGAATGCAGAAGTGAAGGGTCTCATGCAAACCATCACTGGAGAAGGACTCAATCGTTACTTTGAGGAAAATCCTGCGGTCATCAAAAAGATTCTCGAAAAATGTATTTTAGCTTCGAAAGCAAGAGAAGCTGCAAGACGTGCTCGTGACCTCACTCGTCGTAAAACGGTGTTAGAAGGTGGCGGACTTCCAGGAAAACTCGCCGATTGTTCCGAAAAAGATCCTGAACACTGCGAACTCTTCCTTGTGGAGGGGGACTCGGCGGGTGGATCAGCCAAACAAGGTCGTGACAGAAATACACAAGCGATCCTTCCTCTCAAAGGTAAAATTCTAAACGTGGAAAAAGCACGATTGGACAAAATCTTATCAAATGAAGAGATTCGAACGTTAATCACAGTTATGGGAACTGGAATCGGTGATGATGAATTTAACGTAGAAAAACTTCGTTATCGAAAAATCATCATCATGACAGATGCCGACGTGGATGGTTCACACATTCGAACTTTGTTATTAACGTTTTTCTTTCGGTATATGAAACCCATTATTGAACGTGGCTCTCTCTATGTAGCGCAGCCACCTTTGTATCTATTGAAGTTTGGTAAAGAAGCGGTTTATGTTTATTCTGACCGTGAAAAAGATGAAATCTTAAAAGCCAGACCGAATGATAAAGTTGTGATCCAACGATACAAGGGACTTGGGGAGATGAACCCAGAACAACTTTGGGATACCACTATGGATCCAAAGGAACGAGTCATGTTACAAGTAAAGTTACAAGACTTTGTCGAAGCGGAAGATACATTCAATATCCTTATGGGTGACGAAGTTTCTCCTCGTCGTCGTTTTATTGAAGCGAACTCGTACAAAGTAGCAAATTTAGATCTTTAATCGGAATTAGGAAAATCAAATGACCGAACAAAACGGCCAAGAAAACGAATCAAACAAAACCTTAGCACTGAATTTATCCGGTAGACCAGACGTAGCCGGTGCCTTAAAAGCTGGTGTCAGGGTCATTCCGGTAGAAATCGAAGACCAAATGAAGGAAGCTTACCTTGATTATGCGATGAGTGTCATCGTAGGTCGAGCTTTACCGGATGTGCGCGATGGATTAAAACCAGTTCATAGACGAGTCCTCCATGCGATGAATGAAAGGGCATGGCGCTCCGACAGACCTTATGTAAAATCAGCGAAAATTGTCGGGGAAGTGATTGGTAACTACCACCCTCACGGTGACTCCGCCGTTTACGAAACCATGGTTCGTATGGCCCAAACTTTCTCCATGCGAGAAACTCTGATCGATGGTCAAGGTAACTTTGGATCCGTCGATGGGGACAATGCTGCTGCGTATCGTTACACGGAAGCACGACTCACAAAACTTGCTGAAGAATTACTCAAAGATATCGAAAAAAATACAGTTAGTTTTTCACCTAACTTTGATGATACAAGACAACAACCAGACGTTTTACCTGCAAACTTTCCTAACATCCTAGTCAATGGTTCTACAGGGATTGCTGTGGGGATGGCAACTAACATTCCTCCGCATAACTTAAAAGAAGCGGTGAATGCTGTCATTGCGATGATTCAGAATCCAGACATCACTCTTCCAGAACTCATGAAAATACTCCCTGGTCCCGATTTTCCTACAGGTGGTATTATCATTGGTGGTGAAGGTTTGTACCAAGCCTACGCAACAGGTAAAGGTTCGATTCGAATCCGTTCCAAAGTTGAGATAATCGAAAATAACAAAGGACGAGAAATCATTGTTATTAACGAAATTCCTTACCAGGTGAACAAAAAGAACCTACTTGAAAAAATTGGAGATTTGGTTAACGAAAAATTAATCGAAGGGATTTCTGAAATTTTAGACCTTTCGGACCGAAAAGGAATCCGTGTGGAAATCCATGTTAAAAAGGATGCCAATGCGCAAGTCATTTTAAACCAATTATTTAAACTCACTCAACTCCAAGTAAGTTATGGAATCACGATGCTTGCGATCTTGGACAATCGTCCAAAAATCTTTTCGCTGAAAGAAATTTTAAAATCTTATGCGGAACATAG
The sequence above is a segment of the Leptospira sp. WS39.C2 genome. Coding sequences within it:
- a CDS encoding DNA replication/repair protein RecF → MFLKKIYIKNFRNHEETQLTFRSRLVFFIGNNGEGKTNLLESISLLSYLKSFRESDQNQLLRWETSDTFIRAEFESEGNDYLFEYGIEHSHTKRKKLKVNGEEFKKISDYVGYFRSIVMSPPDILIIEDGNVERRRFLDAFISSTNRYYLKQLIEYDRLVKQRNAALKKENASDREIGIWDEPIIEHDAEIREIRTKTIESLASYFHQNLLQLSSGKDPFYLTYKPNVSSKEEHRQRLFDNLRKDKAIGYTSCGNHRDTLPIGFDDKDLSGFGSQGQKRSAVIALKTACFQMIRDTTGEAPVLLIDDIIRELDVKRREYFVNLISECGQAFFTTTDLEGINEYVGNLTVDKEIYQIESGKVKELTGL
- the gyrB gene encoding DNA topoisomerase (ATP-hydrolyzing) subunit B, with the protein product MSNQTDQNAYSASKIKILEGLEAVRKRPGMYIGTQDESGLHKMVYEVVDNSVDEAMAGHCTEIDVRILPENIIEVRDNGRGIPTGIHPDKGKSTIEVVLTILHAGGKFENDAYKVSGGLHGVGVSVVNALSTYLEVEVHQEGKLHYQKYQAGVPIEDVKIIGETTHRGTVVRFKPDDTIFTTVDFSFDTLSARFREIAFLNKGLLIRIEDQRKEEIAKHEFKFEGGIVSFVEYITESKHPLHKVLHFVGEKENVWAEIALQYCDTYSENIFCFTNAINNNLGGTHLEGFRTALTRTLNDHLKKDQTLFKKQPNGLQGDDIKEGICAVISIKIPQPQFNSQTKEKLVNAEVKGLMQTITGEGLNRYFEENPAVIKKILEKCILASKAREAARRARDLTRRKTVLEGGGLPGKLADCSEKDPEHCELFLVEGDSAGGSAKQGRDRNTQAILPLKGKILNVEKARLDKILSNEEIRTLITVMGTGIGDDEFNVEKLRYRKIIIMTDADVDGSHIRTLLLTFFFRYMKPIIERGSLYVAQPPLYLLKFGKEAVYVYSDREKDEILKARPNDKVVIQRYKGLGEMNPEQLWDTTMDPKERVMLQVKLQDFVEAEDTFNILMGDEVSPRRRFIEANSYKVANLDL
- the dnaN gene encoding DNA polymerase III subunit beta, which translates into the protein MKFTVNTTEFLKAINSVDGVISVREIKSALSNLKIQTGDNEVYLSATDLEIAIKTSVPSTIGEKGTASLPAKQLSSIFKNLNFDTSLLTTTEQSENSETTITDASGKMDTKFKVNGIDSEDIKTIPKVEEASVVEFPCQTIREMFRKTSYAMAIEETRFVFNGLFLKPDNTDLIVVGTDGRRLSKIVRKFPKQFPFKNGVIIPHKAVREMLKMMEGKETAKIGFVEEQIYVSSGNVELLFKLIDGNFPDYEQVIPKQTTESVRVVKADFLTFLKQALISAEEPSKQIRLAFTKGNVNISSSNPGTMMFDHNMPIEYNGEAITIAFKGDYLSDVVKAVDDPEVILEFTTSSAPVLFKDPSDSDFVSVIMPMKL
- a CDS encoding DUF721 domain-containing protein is translated as MKKVELSELFQSLEKLGLDRESVFQDQILKKLRIQWNDIVGEVFGKQSFPKAIDGKKLTVVCRHSMVAQEFEFQKAELLQKINRITSPVLLEKIQFKTGNEFQNPRS